In Etheostoma cragini isolate CJK2018 chromosome 15, CSU_Ecrag_1.0, whole genome shotgun sequence, the DNA window ATGGTCTCTTATCCCCTGTAGATTGTTGTGTAAGATGCGTGGATATTCTGATAAATTAGTCAAACAAATCGaagcaagaaaaaaatcatgacaaTTTATCATAATTGCAAAGTGAATCTTCAAGTTGGCAGCTGACACCAGTAAATAGCATAGGGATACTCAACGTAGAGCAACCAAAAGAAGAGTTGCATTTTAAAGGTAATTttattcaaaaattaaaaatacatggtGAACTGATAATGCCTTAACATTAGAAATGAACCTCTCAGGCCTAATAATGCATGTTACCATGAAATCCCCTGATAAGATTTAACATTCGCTGACACCAAGGATATATTTAGGACATTGTGACCAATATCCCAATTATTTACATCAGTTCTGCCGTTTTTATTCCACACAAGACCCTGCATAACTTATATCTATTATTTTCCTCTGCTCTTGAAAATGACTTATTCTATAATCTCTTTGCCAAAAGGTTAACAGGGAGAACTGAGACAGGACcagtgacattttcaaaggCATAGATAACATAGATGTCTTATTATGAGTctggcaaaaataaaacatttttatctgtGTATCCACGTAGTCAAAGGTCGTTTAGAAAATTACAATGAGAATAATGGATTTGtaattaatgtaataataagCAAACAGAATGACATTTTAGGGGGGTGTCCACCGACAtccagtgtcaacaaaagtgaccTGTGAAGGTCGTTGGGAGCAATATGAAAATGCAATGGCCCAtactttattataaatattggTCTGTCAACAATGCACACTGTAgataaatgtataatatatggtTCTGCAAACTATGTGATTTGATTTAAGGGctaattttgaaatatttacaaattacttttttgtgtctgtttaataCACAGCAGCATTCTGTGAGCGTTCTGTTGTTTGGTGGCtgcataaaaaagtgacaactcAACTGGCTATCCTGGGAAAGCAAATGCTTACTAGgctgttttaagtttttcattGCTGATATGCAGTAATGTTGCAATTGAAATACATGGAACCATacgtgttgtgtttttgtggtatGGTGTTatataaaaatggaagtggTGACAGGTAAGATTCAGATGTGAAAGAAAATTGGACTTTCCAAGACTGTCcaacatatttgtaaaataaataaataaaacaggacaTAAAAGATGTGTTAGCCTAGTTGAACAAAAACAGTGTGATTGAAAATTTCTGTTCATTATTTGTCATATAAGTCTGGTAGGCCTTGAGGGAATTTACTGAATGAGCTTGGGTTCATTGTAGTCAAATTAACTAGACAGATGTATAATTATTCACCAAAGACAAATGGATATAGGCTACATAATGGTAAGCCTATTGGCTTTGCACACTGTGTTTAACATTTAAGATAGATTCCCATGACACTATCAAATCACTAACTGCAGAATTTTGACATGCACTAAGAATAACCTATTACTTGAAATATAAAGAACCactttagagttaaaaaagaatGCTATAATAGACAGGGATGTTCCACGAATGGGCGTGGAAAGCGTTGAAGTGGACGTTTGCTGTTCCTGTGGCTTTAAGACAATTTGGCAGtactcagccaatcagagcgaCGAAGGGGGAGGGAAAGGAGCGGGTGGGTAGCAACAGTTGCCCTGGTGAGGACGAAGCGCCATAGCCACGGTAGCCCTGGCGACAAGAACCCAGCAACgagaatcaacaacaacaacaactgaatccgccataaaaataaaagaagacatttacCGGTGGGAAATACACACGTGGATACAGAGGTGAAGCTATTTACACATAGGACATATTATATGTCCAATAATGCTTCAACTGAATTGTGCTATTGCTTTTCCCCCTTGTTGTTTCAGTAGCCATAACAGACAACTGCCTCCTAGTGTTAGCTGCGGTTAGCCTTCAAGCTAGCCGTCGTAATGATAACCAGTCGAGTCCGTTTCTTGAATGGGGTAGCTAGCTAGTTTCTGCCCGCTAGCTACTCATTCGAGTGACACTGAATTGTGCCTGCCATGACGACGCAGCCACAGATGCATACTCAAGTAGGCCGTTGTTATGGCGATGTCAAATGCAAAAGGTACAAAATGGCGGTTGTTGTAGAGACCAGTAGCTTGCTGCCCGTGGTACCTTGCTAAATAACTAGCATCAGTGCTGTCACGACTAGCTTGTGCTCGCATCTGCTTTCAGTTAACGGAACGCGTTACAAGTAACGTTAAAcgtaaacatatttttaatgatGTACGCGCATTCTTTGGCGGTTTGTGGCATTATGTTTTTTCAGCAGCTTGAGTATATGGCGCTGACTACCCAAAGGGGAGAACAAATTAGGATAGTcaagtttaaaatgtaagtACATAGACAGTTTTTGGTTTAGTGTTGATGCACGGGCAGAGTTGGATCAATAACTTGCTAGTGAAATATCGTCCTCGATCATGTAAAGTTGAAAGCTAAAAGGCAGGTATCGGACATTTAGGTTAACGCTAACATCTGAGGGGTGTGGCTATCAGAGGCGTTTTGCCGGTGCTTTGCAGGTCCGAGTTCACGTTACCGTGTTTGTTCGCTGATTTGCTATATGAGCAACTTTATAGATTTGTAATAAGGTTTCTTGTTGCAAGTTGACCGTTAACGTCAGGATTAAACCCCCTCATTTGAGTTTGAAAACCCAGATGTGCCCTTTTAtcagagatgtgtgttttatagTCAATCAACGATGGAACGAGGTTTATAAGTTAGTATCAAGggtattttatgaaaatgtgaCACGAGTTAAGGACAATGTGTACCGTTACGTATAATCCCCTCATAATCGATGTGACATAAAACATTTAGTGCAATGTGGTAAGGGATTTCCCCAACTGCACCTGTGTGAACTACCATAGAATGTGTGATCACATTACACCGAAATGCTTGTTCCCGTCAGTGCTCCTCCCCCACATCTACACAGCTACACACATCAGCTGCACCAACAGGTCTTCTACAGCTAGATGTACTAAAATAGtgtaatatactatgattttaatGCTATTTTACACTTACACTTACAAGAGATTCTGCAACAAACATCACTTGTCTTATGTTCAAGCGTTGCCCaggtcattttaaaagttttactccaaaatattaataaatgactCCGTACTACTagtgaacattttttaaagtagcaAAGAAGCTGTGATTCATTACATTCTGTTCTACCCTATAATCCAAAAGTAGGGAATTGTATCCATCTTAGCTTCAAAACTCTGACTAGATCTCTATACCCTGCCTTACCTTTATCTGAATGATTATACAGTGATTTAAAGGTCCAAATGACATTTGGTTTGGCAAATAGAACCTGGAAATAAACCGTTCCCGCTGGATTTATCCTGTAACTCATCCTTGAGCATTCAGAGCATCCCTTAAATATTTCAGAAATGCATAACTAgtcactctttcttttttccagggGGATTCCCAGTTCTTGTAATGGCCACCTCAGGCTACATAGGTGAGATACAGCCAGCAGCCCAACCCCAGGGGGCTGGTGTTAGCGTCACACCGGGGCCACCTGATGCCAGTTCTACCCCTGCAACTGCCCCTCAGTTTCTGGCTGAGATTCAGACTGTGGTGGCCACACCCACTGTTGTCACATCCACAGGCCAAACTACTCCCAGTGATCAAGTTACCACTATCACCACTCCCAAGCTGGCAGATGATAGTCTAGCCCAATCCACAGCACAGACCCAGGCTCCTCAAACACAGTATGTGACTGCAGAGATCCAGGGCTCCCCCTCGCAATCTGGAAATGCTCAAAGCACTCCTCAGTACATTGTCGTTACAGTCACAGGTAAGAGCTGAACTTCATATACTGCTATGCCATTGGCACTAATGTAGACCAAACCAGTTAAGGGCAGAAGCAGCGATTTACTTAATCCATCCGTATTTTAGTGGTTACTACTCctcataaaattgaatttaacatGGAATGTTCTTAAGGGCAGTCAGTTACAATGCCTCAATGTTTACGGATAATTGTAGAACAAAGATTTACTTtcacatgttcaaataaatacTTTAGTTGCCTCTCTAAATAATTCCTTGTTCTGGGTTTGTTGTTTAGTGACTATCTATCATGACCAAATTTAAGCCTTGCCCAAATGGGGGAAGGATGTGTGGTGCACTTACAACATTGCACAAACAACTTCATGACAGTAAAATTAAGACACCAACTTGTGAATGTATTAAATTCCGTATTTGTTCTTCAGAGGGCTCCCTTCACTCAAGTGACAGTGTGTCGGACTCTAGCCCCCCTCCAGCTGTGGTGCAAACAGGAGTTCCCACCCATGTTGTTCAGCAGGTTCAGACGGCTCAACAGGTAaaatttgcacacacaaacacaacatgaaatTAATGTTTCCTTGAATCTTAAAactatattgtatattttttatctgCAGAGGTCTGTTGTGCAGGCCACCTCACAAATAGCCAAGACTGAGCCAGGCACTCAGCTCAGTGTTACCAGTCTGCAGCCTGTTCATATCAGTCAGGAGgtaagtcaaacacacacacaataactcaGTTAATCATTAGGTGTCAAATATGACATCTGACAATTACGTGTACTGTTACTGATCAACACAAAATTCTGGAATacaaacaaactcaaacatcagCATAGCTTCCATCACAAATGGTGATCACGTTTAACATCCCAAACTTTCCAACTTCCTGACATTTTGGCTTAGTCTTGGTTGACTAATCACATCTTTGGTCAAACCTGGCTCTGCCGGCTTCCAGCTCCCTAGCACCGAGGTGACAGCGTTAGTCAGGGATAACAATCTAGAAGAATGCCAGCTACAACATGAGATAGGACAGCCAGAGTGCCAGGCCTGGGCATCAGCAGACTACGAAAGGGAATGCTGCTGCAAGCCTCTCTACCTCCCATTGGACTTCCTTCAGTGTTACCAATCACTGTACCTGCTCTCTGtgcaagagaaagagataggAGCCCACCCTTCAGTCACAAGCTCAGGCCCCGATAAGCCACCACTGCAGGCTACAACTACCACTTGCCAAGTAGGTCAGGGAAACAAGGGTGACTGCTGCCATATATTTAAGGGAACAGATAATCTGTCTTTATCTAAGAAATGTATATAAGTTATGATTGCAAAAGAAAGTAAACAGGAAATATGGGATAATGCAATTGATCTGGTATCACTAGACAGGGAAGGATTTattggatgtttgtgtgtgctcactACTTAGGTTCAGCAGCAGCTCACACCAGTGCCAGTGCAACATGTGTACGCCAATCAAGTGCAGTATGTGGAAGGAGGAGAGACCAACTACGCCACCAGCACAATGTTAGAATAAAACAGTGTCCATCATTTTCTAACGCATGTCTAGACAgaactttttttcctttttacagtttattttctcctccagttttctttgtttctaaCATATTTTCATGTCCTTCATCCAGCCGTTCCAGCGCCTTTCCTTACACTGACACAACCTTGTACACCCAGACCACAGCTGCCCAATATTATGAAGGTCAGCCAACTACAGGCTCATCCACCCCTGGCACACCTCTAACCGTCTCTGTGACTGCTGGCACAACAGGGGGTGTGTCCATGTTTGTTGCCCAGCCTACCAGTGCACCAGGGGGAGGGGCCACAGTGGTGACCACAGGTGGCACCACCAATGGGGCAGGTGAAGCAGCAGGCACCAACGGTGGCGCAGCAGGCAGCTATGTGATCCAGGGGGGTTACATGCTAGGCAGCAGCGGAGGGGCAGCTGGCAACAGTCAGAACTACTCACACACAGCCCGCGCCTCCCCAGCCACTGTGAGTATTACAGAGGGCGAGGAGAGTAGCGTGCCGTCGGCAGACAAGAAGGTATGCAGAGGCGCCAAGCGCAGGAATTTCTTTCCCGTTTTGTTCTCATCCACACAACCCTTTGGTGGCGCACACTGATGACGTCATAGTTTTGTCCAGTggaaaacacacttaaaaatgtGAAGATTCTTATGAGGGTCAGAAAATGTTAGCTTTAGGTGATTATATGCTTCGATATTGATCACAACAAAACTTGTTGTAGTGTAGCCTACAGTATTTTTAACTGTGGTTTcctcctaaaaaaacaaaaccatggCCTCACCATTTTCATATCATTGCCATGCATGTGACAAGggacatttttaattgaaatgccCCAACACTATATTATTCATCCTACTTAACCCTATATAGGTAACCAACCTGTTTGGCAAGCATCCCACCAGTATTTCAAGTCATTAATTCATTGCATACCAAAGTTGTATGCCACGGCACGCAAACAAATTTGTGCTTTCATTACCAAATGATCAACAGACTGTAAATGTGAACCAATTTGTTTGTATAATTCATTGGGTCAAcaattgtgtgtgcatgtattgtATATTAACTAAAAAAATGTGGGTAATGTGTTTGCAAGTAAGCATGCCTATTTTTGTGTTCACATATGTTAaggtctgtttttctgtgttttccttgTATCTATTGGCTTTGCTAACTGCACcagctgtttgttttattattgcctGCGTGTCAGGTACAGTGGTTGCTGGACAACTATGAGACAGCTGAAGGAGTGAGTCTGCCACGTTCCACCCTCTACTGCCACTATTTGCTGCACTGCCAGGAGCAGAAACTAGAGCCTGTCAATGCTGCCTCTTTTGGGAAACTCATTAGATCTGTATTCATGGGGCTACGCACACGACGCCTGGGGACACGGTAAGACGGGTCATCAGACACTCAAACTCAGGTATAGAAGAAATGTGCACATATACACAACCCATTGATACCCCTTTCATACATGACATGACAGGGTTGTGTATATATTGACACTATTAAAAATGtgctgattttttaaatgtatttttagagtACATCTCCCATATTCTCCCTACCACAATGATGCACGTCAgcagcacagacacactctTTATAC includes these proteins:
- the rfx1a gene encoding MHC class II regulatory factor RFX1a isoform X5, which produces MAMSNAKGGFPVLVMATSGYIGEIQPAAQPQGAGVSVTPGPPDASSTPATAPQFLAEIQTVVATPTVVTSTGQTTPSDQVTTITTPKLADDSLAQSTAQTQAPQTQYVTAEIQGSPSQSGNAQSTPQYIVVTVTEGSLHSSDSVSDSSPPPAVVQTGVPTHVVQQVQTAQQRSVVQATSQIAKTEPGTQLSVTSLQPVHISQELPSTEVTALVRDNNLEECQLQHEIGQPECQAWASADYERECCCKPLYLPLDFLQCYQSLYLLSVQEKEIGAHPSVTSSGPDKPPLQATTTTCQVQQQLTPVPVQHVYANQVQYVEGGETNYATSTIRSSAFPYTDTTLYTQTTAAQYYEGQPTTGSSTPGTPLTVSVTAGTTGGVSMFVAQPTSAPGGGATVVTTGGTTNGAGEAAGTNGGAAGSYVIQGGYMLGSSGGAAGNSQNYSHTARASPATWLLDNYETAEGVSLPRSTLYCHYLLHCQEQKLEPVNAASFGKLIRSVFMGLRTRRLGTRGNSKYHYYGLRIKAGSSLLRLMEDQQHLAMRQQPFSQKQRLKPVHKVEGMTNGTAAAAGAGQQQGSGQVDISTQVQQYQQFLDASRALPEFPDIDLQGKSLPEGIEVEHIKSFQLLYREHCEAILDVMVNLQFTLVETLWKTFWRFSQSQAGDATLAVHDESEKRLPKSCLVLLCKYDPVLRWSRDCDNSLYQGLVEILIPDVLRPIPSALTQAIRNFAKSLESWLTNAMMNIPEEMVRIKVTSANAFAQTLRRYTSLNHLAQAARAVLQNTAQINQMLSDLNRVDFANVQEQASWVCRCEDRVVQRLEQDFKLTLQQQNSLEQWAAWLDGVVSQVLKPYQQSPAFPKAAKLFLLKWSFYSSMVIRDLTLRSAASFGSFHLIRLLYDEYMYYLIEHRVAQAKGETPIAVMGEFASLGRGLNQLDPDKEEEEEEEEESDEEGQELSLPSDGAVLGDESLEPPAKLARIDQRVLFTTGSADN
- the rfx1a gene encoding MHC class II regulatory factor RFX1a isoform X4, giving the protein MAMSNAKGGFPVLVMATSGYIGEIQPAAQPQGAGVSVTPGPPDASSTPATAPQFLAEIQTVVATPTVVTSTGQTTPSDQVTTITTPKLADDSLAQSTAQTQAPQTQYVTAEIQGSPSQSGNAQSTPQYIVVTVTEGSLHSSDSVSDSSPPPAVVQTGVPTHVVQQVQTAQQRSVVQATSQIAKTEPGTQLSVTSLQPVHISQELPSTEVTALVRDNNLEECQLQHEIGQPECQAWASADYERECCCKPLYLPLDFLQCYQSLYLLSVQEKEIGAHPSVTSSGPDKPPLQATTTTCQVQQQLTPVPVQHVYANQVQYVEGGETNYATSTIRSSAFPYTDTTLYTQTTAAQYYEGQPTTGSSTPGTPLTVSVTAGTTGGVSMFVAQPTSAPGGGATVVTTGGTTNGAGEAAGTNGGAAGSYVIQGGYMLGSSGGAAGNSQNYSHTARASPATVQWLLDNYETAEGVSLPRSTLYCHYLLHCQEQKLEPVNAASFGKLIRSVFMGLRTRRLGTRGNSKYHYYGLRIKAGSSLLRLMEDQQHLAMRQQPFSQKQRLKPVHKVEGMTNGTAAAAGAGQQQGSGQVDISTQVQQYQQFLDASRALPEFPDIDLQGKSLPEGIEVEHIKSFQLLYREHCEAILDVMVNLQFTLVETLWKTFWRFSQSQAGDATLAVHDESEKRLPKSCLVLLCKYDPVLRWSRDCDNSLYQGLVEILIPDVLRPIPSALTQAIRNFAKSLESWLTNAMMNIPEEMVRIKVTSANAFAQTLRRYTSLNHLAQAARAVLQNTAQINQMLSDLNRVDFANVQEQASWVCRCEDRVVQRLEQDFKLTLQQQNSLEQWAAWLDGVVSQVLKPYQQSPAFPKAAKLFLLKWSFYSSMVIRDLTLRSAASFGSFHLIRLLYDEYMYYLIEHRVAQAKGETPIAVMGEFASLGRGLNQLDPDKEEEEEEEEESDEEGQELSLPSDGAVLGDESLEPPAKLARIDQRVLFTTGSADN
- the rfx1a gene encoding MHC class II regulatory factor RFX1a isoform X2, which produces MAMSNAKGGFPVLVMATSGYIGEIQPAAQPQGAGVSVTPGPPDASSTPATAPQFLAEIQTVVATPTVVTSTGQTTPSDQVTTITTPKLADDSLAQSTAQTQAPQTQYVTAEIQGSPSQSGNAQSTPQYIVVTVTEGSLHSSDSVSDSSPPPAVVQTGVPTHVVQQVQTAQQRSVVQATSQIAKTEPGTQLSVTSLQPVHISQELPSTEVTALVRDNNLEECQLQHEIGQPECQAWASADYERECCCKPLYLPLDFLQCYQSLYLLSVQEKEIGAHPSVTSSGPDKPPLQATTTTCQVQQQLTPVPVQHVYANQVQYVEGGETNYATSTIRSSAFPYTDTTLYTQTTAAQYYEGQPTTGSSTPGTPLTVSVTAGTTGGVSMFVAQPTSAPGGGATVVTTGGTTNGAGEAAGTNGGAAGSYVIQGGYMLGSSGGAAGNSQNYSHTARASPATVSITEGEESSVPSADKKWLLDNYETAEGVSLPRSTLYCHYLLHCQEQKLEPVNAASFGKLIRSVFMGLRTRRLGTRGNSKYHYYGLRIKAGSSLLRLMEDQQHLAMRQQPFSQKQRLKPVHKVEGMTNGTAAAAGAGQQQGSGQVDISTQVQQYQQFLDASRALPEFPDIDLQGKSLPEGIEVEHIKSFQLLYREHCEAILDVMVNLQFTLVETLWKTFWRFSQSQAGDATLAVHDESEKRLPKSCLVLLCKYDPVLRWSRDCDNSLYQGLVEILIPDVLRPIPSALTQAIRNFAKSLESWLTNAMMNIPEEMVRIKVTSANAFAQTLRRYTSLNHLAQAARAVLQNTAQINQMLSDLNRVDFANVQEQASWVCRCEDRVVQRLEQDFKLTLQQQNSLEQWAAWLDGVVSQVLKPYQQSPAFPKAAKLFLLKWSFYSSMVIRDLTLRSAASFGSFHLIRLLYDEYMYYLIEHRVAQAKGETPIAVMGEFASLGRGLNQLDPDKEEEEEEEEESDEEGQELSLPSDGAVLGDESLEPPAKLARIDQRVLFTTGSADN
- the rfx1a gene encoding MHC class II regulatory factor RFX1a isoform X1, which encodes MAMSNAKGGFPVLVMATSGYIGEIQPAAQPQGAGVSVTPGPPDASSTPATAPQFLAEIQTVVATPTVVTSTGQTTPSDQVTTITTPKLADDSLAQSTAQTQAPQTQYVTAEIQGSPSQSGNAQSTPQYIVVTVTEGSLHSSDSVSDSSPPPAVVQTGVPTHVVQQVQTAQQRSVVQATSQIAKTEPGTQLSVTSLQPVHISQELPSTEVTALVRDNNLEECQLQHEIGQPECQAWASADYERECCCKPLYLPLDFLQCYQSLYLLSVQEKEIGAHPSVTSSGPDKPPLQATTTTCQVQQQLTPVPVQHVYANQVQYVEGGETNYATSTIRSSAFPYTDTTLYTQTTAAQYYEGQPTTGSSTPGTPLTVSVTAGTTGGVSMFVAQPTSAPGGGATVVTTGGTTNGAGEAAGTNGGAAGSYVIQGGYMLGSSGGAAGNSQNYSHTARASPATVSITEGEESSVPSADKKVQWLLDNYETAEGVSLPRSTLYCHYLLHCQEQKLEPVNAASFGKLIRSVFMGLRTRRLGTRGNSKYHYYGLRIKAGSSLLRLMEDQQHLAMRQQPFSQKQRLKPVHKVEGMTNGTAAAAGAGQQQGSGQVDISTQVQQYQQFLDASRALPEFPDIDLQGKSLPEGIEVEHIKSFQLLYREHCEAILDVMVNLQFTLVETLWKTFWRFSQSQAGDATLAVHDESEKRLPKSCLVLLCKYDPVLRWSRDCDNSLYQGLVEILIPDVLRPIPSALTQAIRNFAKSLESWLTNAMMNIPEEMVRIKVTSANAFAQTLRRYTSLNHLAQAARAVLQNTAQINQMLSDLNRVDFANVQEQASWVCRCEDRVVQRLEQDFKLTLQQQNSLEQWAAWLDGVVSQVLKPYQQSPAFPKAAKLFLLKWSFYSSMVIRDLTLRSAASFGSFHLIRLLYDEYMYYLIEHRVAQAKGETPIAVMGEFASLGRGLNQLDPDKEEEEEEEEESDEEGQELSLPSDGAVLGDESLEPPAKLARIDQRVLFTTGSADN
- the rfx1a gene encoding MHC class II regulatory factor RFX1a isoform X3; this encodes MATSGYIGEIQPAAQPQGAGVSVTPGPPDASSTPATAPQFLAEIQTVVATPTVVTSTGQTTPSDQVTTITTPKLADDSLAQSTAQTQAPQTQYVTAEIQGSPSQSGNAQSTPQYIVVTVTEGSLHSSDSVSDSSPPPAVVQTGVPTHVVQQVQTAQQRSVVQATSQIAKTEPGTQLSVTSLQPVHISQELPSTEVTALVRDNNLEECQLQHEIGQPECQAWASADYERECCCKPLYLPLDFLQCYQSLYLLSVQEKEIGAHPSVTSSGPDKPPLQATTTTCQVQQQLTPVPVQHVYANQVQYVEGGETNYATSTIRSSAFPYTDTTLYTQTTAAQYYEGQPTTGSSTPGTPLTVSVTAGTTGGVSMFVAQPTSAPGGGATVVTTGGTTNGAGEAAGTNGGAAGSYVIQGGYMLGSSGGAAGNSQNYSHTARASPATVSITEGEESSVPSADKKVQWLLDNYETAEGVSLPRSTLYCHYLLHCQEQKLEPVNAASFGKLIRSVFMGLRTRRLGTRGNSKYHYYGLRIKAGSSLLRLMEDQQHLAMRQQPFSQKQRLKPVHKVEGMTNGTAAAAGAGQQQGSGQVDISTQVQQYQQFLDASRALPEFPDIDLQGKSLPEGIEVEHIKSFQLLYREHCEAILDVMVNLQFTLVETLWKTFWRFSQSQAGDATLAVHDESEKRLPKSCLVLLCKYDPVLRWSRDCDNSLYQGLVEILIPDVLRPIPSALTQAIRNFAKSLESWLTNAMMNIPEEMVRIKVTSANAFAQTLRRYTSLNHLAQAARAVLQNTAQINQMLSDLNRVDFANVQEQASWVCRCEDRVVQRLEQDFKLTLQQQNSLEQWAAWLDGVVSQVLKPYQQSPAFPKAAKLFLLKWSFYSSMVIRDLTLRSAASFGSFHLIRLLYDEYMYYLIEHRVAQAKGETPIAVMGEFASLGRGLNQLDPDKEEEEEEEEESDEEGQELSLPSDGAVLGDESLEPPAKLARIDQRVLFTTGSADN